TTGACCAGCGCTTTTGCGGCGTCGGCGATCTGCCGCTGCTCCGCCATCCGAATGGGATTGGTGATCAGCACAGCGATTATGACAGCGACCGCCGCCGCCGCCGCGGGAAAGACGATCCAAAAGGAAGGGGTTCGATAGCGCATCACATGTTTGATCCGTCCCTTTACATCTCCCTCGCCAAAGGCCAGGGGGACGGCGGCAAAGGATGACCCGGCGGCCAGTTTCAGCAAGGAGGCGGAGTAGTCGGCCCGGATGTCCACGCCCGCCCGTTGCAGCACGGCTTCGTCACAGGACATCTCCATGTCCCGTTCCGACAGGGTAAAGGCCAGCCAGACCAGGGGATTGAACCAGTGAAGGGTCAGGGCAAGAAAGGCAAGGAGTTTCACGATGTGATCGTGGCGGCGGATATGGGTCTGCTCGTGGAGAATGATGTAAGAGCGCTCCTGTTCCGAAAGAGCGGAAGGCAGGTAGATGACAGGCCGGAACAGCCCCACCACAAAGGCGGAATGGATGTGATCGGCCGAGTAGAGATTATCCCGCACGTGCACGGAACCTGTAAGAGTGCGCCGCAGCCGCCAAAGGGAGAGGGCGCTGCAGATCAGCAGTGCGCTTACGCCAAGCGCCCAAATCAACGAAAAGAAAGAGGGCTCCGTCTCTGCCGCCGGAGAGGATTGGGGCTCCTGTTCCGTGACCGGAGGCTCGGGATAGAGCTCATGGACGGCAACAGGCATGTCCACCGCGTTGAACAGGGAAATGGGGGAGGAAAAAGACACCGGGCACAGCAGCCGAAATAAAACCACCGCCCACAGGAGATGGGAAAACAGCTTTGGGGCCCGCTTCAGCAGCAGCCTTGATAGCGCCACGGCAAGAATCACGGGGCTTGCCGCAAGGCTCATGTCTAAAATCCGGGAGAACACTGCATCCATCCACATGGTGTCACCCCCTGTGTTCATCGATGAACCTCTGAAGCTCATCAATTTCCTGTTTTGACAGCTTTTTGCGCATGGAAAAGGCTGTCAGGAACCTGGGAAGGGAGCCATGAAAGGCTTCATCCACAAATTCCTCGCTTTGCCGGGCGTAAAACTCCTGCCTTGAGAGGAGGGATGTTACTGCTCCTCCGCTGTTTTGAAAGATACCGCGTTCGCAAAGGCGCCGCAAAATGGTGTACGTCGTTGATTTTTTCCACTCCAGTTCCCGCTCACACAGCCTGACCAACTCTCCGGAGGAGAGAGGCTCATTGTCCCAAATCAACTCTGCAAACCTGGTCTCCACGGCGCCCAGCCGATATTCCGTCATATGCAGCCTCCTTTCGGTCTACTAACTGTAGCCCACGCCATGAGTTTACTATGTGTAAACCAAAAAGTCAAGCAAATTTTGCCTTGAGGTGGAATTCCTTTCCAAAACGCTTGCACATTGGAAAAAAAGCGGCTATACTGACAAAAAATCCATACAAAGGAGAATCCTCTTATCATGAAAGAATGCATTTCACGCCAGGCGGCCCTTGCGCTGCTGAGAAAGTATAACGCCGAGCCCTTCCACATCCAGCACGCGCTGACGGTGGAGGGCGTAATGCGCTGGTTCGCCGGGGACCTGGGCTTCGGTGAGGACGCGGAGTTCTGGGCCACGGTGGGCCTTTTGCACGATGTGGATTTTGAGAAGTGGCCGGAGGAGCACTGCGTCAAGGCGCCGGAATTGCTGGAGGAGGCGGGCTGCTCCAGGGAGTTTATCCATGCGGTGTGCAGTCACGGCTACGGCCTTTGCAGCGAGGTTCGACCGGAGGAGGAGATGGAGAAGGTGCTCTTTGCCTCCGACGAGCTGACCGGGCTCATCGGCGCCGCTGCCCGGATGCGGCCCTCCAAGAGCTGTTCGGATATGGAGCTGTCCAGCCTGAAGAAGAAGTTCAAGGATAAGAAGTTTGCCGCGGGCTGTTCCCGGGATGTGATCCGCCAGGGGGCGGAGTTGCTGGGCTGGGAGCTGGACACGTTGATGGAGAAGACTCTGGAGGCCATGCGCTCCTGCGAGGAGGCCGTCAGCCGGGAAATGGAGTCCTTGGGACTGTAAAAAAGCCGCCGGAACAGGCGGCAAAAAACGCGCGGCGCTATCAGGCGCCGCGCGTTTTCATGTTATTCCATCGAGATGATGTAATAATAGACGGGCTGACCGCCGGAGAGGACGGAGATTTCCGCCTCGGGGCAGGCCTTCTGGAAGAGGTCCGCGGCCACGCTGGCGTCCTCCTCGCTGACGTCCTCTCCGAAAAAGAGGGAGACAAAGGAGGCTTCCCGGCTGGCGGCGTCCTCCGCTAACTTTCCAAGCAGGGCGGTGATGTCCCTGTCGGTGCCGAAAAGCTTCCCCTCCTCAAGGGCAAGGTAGTCGCCCTCGCTGATGGCAAAGCCGTCGAAATCGGAGTTCCGGGCGGCATAGGTGATCTGGGCCGTGGTGACGGCGCCGATGGCATCGGCCATGGCGTCTGCAATCTGCTGAGCGTCCTCCGCGTCAAAATCCACGTTCATCATGGCGGTGATGCCCTGAGGCACGGTCTTGGTGGGGATGACCACCACCTCCTTGGAGGTGAGGCCGGCGCACTGCTGGGCGGCCATAATGATGTTTCCGTTGTTGGGCAGGACAAACACGGTCCTGGCGTTGATGCGCTCGATCTCCTTGAGGATGCTTTCCGTGGAGGGGTTCATGGTCTGCCCGCCGGAGACCACGCCGTCCGCGCCCAGGTCCTTGAACAGAGCGGCCAGGCCGTCGCCGGCGCACACGGCCAGAAAGCCAAACTCCTTGGGGGGCTCAGCGGGGGCGGAGGGTTCTTCCGCCTCCAGATCGTCCACGCTCTGGGTCTTCCGGCCCGCGGCCATGTCCTCGTACTGGGTGCGCATATTCTCAATTTTCGCTAACTCCAGCGTACCGTATTTCTGGGACTCGGTAAGGGCGGCGCCGGGGATGTCGGTGTGGACGTGGACCTTGAAGGCGTCGTCGTCCTCGCCGATGACCAAACTGTCGCCGATGCCGCTCAGATAGGACCGCAGCGGCTCGATGGACTTGCCGGGGATCCTGCGGACGATGAACACGGTGTCAAAGGTAAAGGTGATCTCCTCATCCGTGAGGGCGGCAAAGTCGGCCTTTTCCTGGGGATGGGATTCCTCGTTTATCTCCGGCAGTGGTTCCCCGCGCATGGCGGCCAGCATTCCTTCCAGCACGATCAGATAGCCCTTTCCGCCGGCGTCCACAACACCGGCCTTCTTCAGTACCGGGTTCATCTCAATGGTCTGGTCCAGAGTGGCGTAGCCCTCGGCAATGGCCTCCTCCAGAACCTTCTCAATGTCCTGGGTCTCGGCGGCTACTTCACAGGCCCGCTTTGCGGCCAGGCGGGAGACGGTGAGCACGGTGCCCTCGGCGGGCTTCATCACCGCCTTGTAGGCGGAGGCCACGCCCTCCTGCATGGCGTTTGCAAAGGCGGCGCTGTCGGCGGACTCCATGCCCTTGAGGGACTTGGACAGTCCCCGGAAGAGGAGGGACAAAATGACGCCGGAGTTGCCCCGGGCGCCCCGCAGCAGCGCGGAGGCGGTGATGGAGGCGGCCTGCTCCAGGCTCTGGGGATCGGATTTCTTCAGCTCCGCCACAGCGGTGTTGATGGTCATGCTCATGTTGGTGCCGGTGTCTCCGTCGGGCACGGGAAAGACGTTTAGGTCGTTGATGGCCTGCTTTTGGATGGTGATGGCCGCAGCGCCGTGGAGCACCATCTGCTTGAAAAGAGCGCCGGTAAGCTGTTCGTTCATGTTTTTAAGCTGCCTCCTCACATGGTCATGGAATCGACGCAGACATCCACTGAGCGCACGGTGACGCCGGTGTTGTGGTTGACTACGTACCGCACCTCGCTCATAATCGAGCGGCATACGGCTGTCAGATTCACGCCGTTTTCCACGATGATGTGGAGTTCAATATCAATGGAGTCGTCCTCGTTATAGGTGACCTTGACGCCCTTGCTCATTGCCTCGCGGCGGAGCAGATGGACAAGCCCGTCGGTCATGGAGCGGAACGCCATGCCCTTCACGCCAAAGCAGTTGGTGGCAGCCACGCCGGCAATGTTGGAAAACACTGCGCTGCTGACAGAAACTTCGCCGCGTTCAGACTGAAATTTTATCATAAAAAGCGTCCTTTCTTTCCGGATAGTCAGGAAAAATCCCTTATGTCCCCGCGCTCTGAACGACGTGCCTTTGAGCCGGGTCACAGTTTCGGTAGCTTATTATATACGATTTTTTCAGGAAGTACAAGCAAAAAAAGAGCCGGCGCGGGTTTTACGGCATTGTTTTTGGCATTCCAATATTGAAATCTTTCCGAATCTGACTTAAAATAGAACAGTATATGATTGTGGTCTGCGGGAGACAGGGCTGGTCTGGGGAGTGATACGATGAAAAAAGGTCCGCTTTGTGTGCTGGCCTGTTATGTGATTTGGGGACTGCTTCCCGGCTACTGGAAGCTGATGTCCTCGCTGGACTCCTTTTATATTCTGGCCACCCGGATTCTCTGGAGCCTGATTTTTGTGGGGCTGATTCTGCTTGCCTCCGGGCAGATGGACCGTGTGCGCGCGGCGCTCCGGGATCGCGGGGAACTCCTGCGTCTCAGCCTGGCCGGGGTGCTTATCTGCGTCAACTGGGGCGCCTTCATCTGGGCGGTGAACAGCGGTCATATCCTGGACTCCAGCCTGGCATACTATATGAATCCCATCCTCACTATTTTAATCGGGACCTTTGTGTTTCATGAAAAGCTGACCAGGCTCCAGTGGGTGGCGGTGGGGATCACCCTTGCGGGGATTGTGGCGGCTGTGGCGCGCTTTGGCCAGATCCCCTGGCTGGCGCTGGTCATCGGTGGGGCGTTCGCCCTGTACGGCGCGGTGAAGAAGGGCTGCCGCGTGGACGCGGGCACGTCCCTTTTCCTTGAGACGCTGGTGCTGGCCCCTGCCGCGCTGGCATTTGTGCTCTGGTCGGAGTGGAACGGGACCGGCGCCGTGGGCAATATGGGGCCGGGTGGTTTTGCGCTGCTGGCCTCCACGGGAATTGCCACCAGTGTGCCGCTGCTCTTTTACGCCAAGGGCATCGTACTGACGCCCTACACCACGGCCGGGATTTTGATGTACGCCAATCCCACGCTGCAATTCATCGTGGGCGCCCTCTTTTTCCATGAGCGGTTTACCACCACCTACGCCATTCTCTTCGGCTTCGTCTGGACGGGGCTGATCTTTTACGTGGCCAGCGACCTGCTGGCCCACCGCGCACAGCGGAAGAATCAACAGTTGGAGGAACAATAAATGCGAGTGATTACAGGCTCCGCCCGGGGCCGGCGGCTGAAGGAGCTGGAGGGGCAGGACACCCGTCCCACCACCGACCGGGTGAAAGAAGGCATGTTCAGCATTTTGCAGTTTGACCTGGAGGGGCGGCGGGTGCTGGACCTGTTCGCCGGCACGGGCCAGCTTGGCATCGAGGCCCTCTCGCGGGGAGCGGCCTTTGCCGTATTTGTGGACCACCGGTTCGACGCGGTGAAGCTGATCCGGGAAAACCTGAAGGTGACGGACCTGGCGGACCGGGCCAAAGTGGTGTCCGGGGACGCAATGGAATATCTTTCAAGCCTGCGGGAAAAGTTTGACATCATCCTGTTAGACCCGCCCTATGGGGCTGAGCTGATAGAGCCGGCGCTGGCCCACATCGCGCGATTTGACATTCTTTCCCCCCATGGTATAATTGTGGCGGAAAGCCCTGCGGGACGCGCTCTGCCCGCCCTTGCGCCGCCCTACGGGATCCACCGCACCTACCGGTACGGCAAGATCGGACTGACCGTGTATCATAGAAGTGCAGATGAGGAGGAGTCCAATGACAACGGCGATCTGTTCGGGCAGCTTTGATCCCATCACCCTGGGACACCTGGATATCATCCGGCGGGCGGCGGAGTGCTTTGACCGGGTCTATGTGTGCGTGGTCCCCAACGCGGAAAAGCGGGGACAGATGTTTACCCCGGAGCAGAAGCTGACGCTGGTGCGAAAGGCCGTGGAGGGACTTCCCAACGTGGAGGCGGAGCTGTGGCCGGGGCTGCTGGCGGAGTTCGCACAAAAGCACGGCGCGAAGGTGATTGTCCGGGGCGTGCGCAACGGAAGCGATTTTGACCAGGAATATCAGATGGCCCGCATCAACGGCGGGCTGTGCCCGGGGCTGGAGACGGTGTTGCTGCCGGCCGCGGCGGAGTACGAACACTTCAGCTCCACCATGGCCCGGGAGATGATCCGCTACGGCCAGCCGCTGGAGCGGTACCTGCCGGCGGCCATTGTCCCGGATATCAAACAGTGGATCAACGGGCGGTAAGGCGCGCGGGATCGGATAGACAGAAAGGAATGGAAACGGTATGGCAAATGATGTAAATCATCTGATCGACATGCTCTACGGGATGATCGACGAGGCCAAGGGCACCGCTTTTGGCCAGGGGAAGTGCACCATCAACCGGGACGAGGCGCTGGACCTTCTGGATGAAATCCGGGCGCAGATGCCGGTGGAGCTCAAACGGGCGCAGGAGCTTCTGCGGGCCCGGGAGGAGTACGTGGAGTCCGCCAAGCGGGATGTGGAACGCATGATGCGTCAGGCGGAGTTGGACGCCAAGACCAAAGTGTCCGAGAGCGAGGTCACCGCGGCGGCCCGGGACAAGGCCCGCGCCATTGTTCAGCGGGCGGAGGACAGAACCCGGGAGATGTACCGCGTCACCAACGAATATACCGAGGACGCGCTGCGCCGCACCGAGGAGGCCATCAACATGGCCCTGGAGGAAATCCGCCAGTCCCGCGCCAACTTCCGCGCCGCCTCCGCCGAGAAGATGCAGCAGCAGCGTCAGCAGCTTCAGGAGCGGGACAAGGAACAGCGGGAAGAGGAAAATAATTGACGAAATTTTGCGAATGTTTTTGTGCAAAATAACAGCGCAAAAAACAACTGGGAAATTTACCTATCCATAAATAAAATAACGGTCGTTATGTAAAGCGGGCAAAAAGAAGCCTCACCACAATATATTGTGGTGAGGCTTCTTTTTATCTACAAGAGGAAAATCAAACATGTGTTTTAGTGGTGAAAAAGTGAGGAAATACTGGATAAAACTGGAGAAAACAGGAGAATTTCATCAAAAATTTTTTCTTGCAATTAAATGCCGCTTCGCTTATACTCAAAACATGTGGTGGGGAAAAGTGGTGCCAAGTAGAGAAAAGTGGTGCTAAAGTCCCACAGAGGGGAGCGGGCGGCAGATATGACAGGCCAGTATCAGCATAATATCGACGCCAAGGGCCGCCTGTTCATTCCTGCCAAGCTGCGGGAGGAACTGGGGGAGACGTTTTATGTCACCATGGGAACTGACAGGTGTCTCTCCGTCTACTCTGATGCAAGCTGGGCAAAATTCACGGAGAAATTTGAAAGCCTGCCCTACACCAAGACCAAGGCCATGCGGCCGCTCTTTGCCAATGCCGCCAAATGCGAGCCCGACGCCCAGGGGCGGATTTTGATTCCCCAGAAGCTGCGCGTCTACGCGGACCTGCACAAGGATGTGGTGGTGATCGGCGTGTCCAACCGGGCGGAAATCTGGAACGCGGATGCATGGCGCGCGGTGGAGGAAGAGGAGCTGAATCCGGAAAACCTGGCCGCCGTTATGGAGGAACTGGGATTCTAAGCGGACCGAGGCGGACAAGATGCCGGAGCGGTCCGGGGCGCTGGGAGGCCGGAGATGGAATACACACATAAGCCCGTGCTGCTGCGCGAGTGCATAGAGGCGCTTCAAATCCGGCCGGACGGGATTTACCTGGACGGCACGCTGGGCCGGGCGGGCCACTCGCTGGAGATTGCCCGCCGCCTGACCACGGGCCGGCTGATCTGCATCGACCGGGACATGGCCGCCATCGACGCGGCCCGCCGGCGTCTGTCGGAGCACATGGACCGCGTCACATTGGTGCACAGCAATTTTTCTGAGCTGGCCTCCATCCTTGCGGAGCTGAATCTTACGGGGGTGGACGGCATGCTCTTTGACCTTGGAGTTTCCTCCCCCCAGTTAGACGACGCGTCCCGGGGCTTTTCCTATATGCACGACGCGCCGCTGGACATGCGTATGGATGAGTCCGCGCCGCTGAGCGCTTGGGAAGTGGTGAACCGGTGGAGCTGTGAGGAGCTGCGCCGGATTCTCTATGAATACGGAGAAGAGCGGTATGCCCCGGCCATTGCCCGGGCCATCTGCCGCCGGAGAGAGGACAGGCCCATCGACACCACGCTTGAGCTGGTGGAGGTCATCCGCCGGGCCATGCCGCCCCAGGCGCTGCGGGAAAAGCAGCATCCCGCGAAACGCAGTTTTCAGGCCATCCGCATTGCGGTGAACGACGAGTTGGGAGCGCTTTCACCCATGCTCAAAGCGGCGGCGGACGGATTGAACTCCGGCGGCCGCCTTGCGGTCATCTCCTTCCACTCCCTTGAGGACCGCATTGTCAAGAAGACGCTGCAGGAGTTGGCCAAAGGCTGTATCTGCCCGCCGGAATTTCCGGTGTGCATCTGCGGCCGGAAACCGAAATTGGAGCTAATAAGCCGCAAGCCGGTGGTCGCCGGCGAGGCGGAGCTGGAGGAAAACCCACGGGCCCGGAGCGCAAAGCTGCGGGTGGCCCAACGGTGCGAACCATAAACCGATGTTACGGAAGAAAGGATGAGCGGAGTGTCGACAGCAGTAGCCAGAGATTCGCGCTACAGAAACCTCACATACGGAGATCTGGCTTACGATCTGGATCGTGACAGCCGCGAGACCATGCTCCGCCATGCCGGAGAACCCCGCCGGGAGGAAGTGGCCAAAGTCCGTTCCGTACCCCATGTGCGTGTCCGGGAGCGGCAAAAGGTTTCCGCCGTTGCCGTGGTGGGCTTTGCTGCCGTTGCGGCGATGACTGTTCTGCTGCTGATGAGCTATGTGAAGCTGACGGTGATTTCCGACGCGGTGGTGGAGCTTCAGGGGCAGTTGGGGGAACTGGAGACAGAGAATGTGGCGCTGACCGCTCAGTATCAGCAGACCTTTGACCTTTCGGCGGTCAAGGAAGCCGCCATGGCGGCGGGCATGAGCAAGCCCAGCAGCAGCCAGATCTATTACATCGACCTCTCCGGTGAGGACAGCGTGGTGGTATATCAAAAAACGGAGGGAAGCCTCTTCAGCCGCCTGCTTGCCTCACTGAACCAGGGGATCTACGCCGTGGTGGAATATTTTGAATGAGGATTGCATCATATAAGAAGGCGGGGAGTAAGAAGGAGGACTTCTTACTCCTTGCTTGATATTCGTGACTTTGACAGAAAAACAGTGGGATAAAATGGAGGAACTGTTGTGGCGGATTCATCAAGAAGAAAAAGTGACGCGGCACGAAAAGCAAACCGGGTGATCCGGAGCAGGACCCTGCTTCTGATGGGCATCTTCGGAATTGCGACCTTTACCATGCTCTTTGTCCGGCTCTACACGCTGCAGATCGGGCGGCATGAGGAGCTTCAGCAGCTGGCGGTGAAGCAGCAGACCCGAAGCACGGTGGTCACCGCCTCCCGGGGCACCATATATGACAAAAACGGCAATGTGCTGGCCATTTCCGCCACCGCTGAGACGGTGTTCGTCTCTCCGGCGGAGATTGCGGAGAGCGAACAGGACACGGCCTATATCGCCAGGGGCCTCTCACGCATCCTTGATGTGGCGGAGGAGACCATCCTGAAAAAGATGGAGAAGACCTCCTCCCAATACGAGGTGGTGAAGCTGCGGGCGGATCAGGAGCTGGCCGATCAGGTGCGGCTGTTTGTCAACGGCCAGATCGACGACCAGGGCAACGAGGTGGCCAAGGACAATCAGAAGCGGCTCCACGGCGTTTATCTGGTGACAGACTCCAAGCGCTATTACCCCTACAGCACCCTGGCGGCCCAGGTCATCGGCTTTGTGGGCACGGACAATACGGGCCTCTACGGTCTGGAGAGCAAGTACAACGATGAGCTTACCGGCACCTCCGGCATGGTGGTCACGGCCAAAAACGCCGCGGGTACCGACGTGCTCTACCAGTATGAGCAGTATTATGACGCGGAAAACGGCAACAGTTTGGTGCTGACCCTGGACACCACCGTGCAGTATTTTCTGGAAAAGGGCATTGAGAGCATGGTGGCCAAGTTTGACGCCAAAAACGGCGCCACCGGCATTGTGATGGATGTGAACACGGGCGGCATCCTGGCCATGGCCTCCTTCCCCACCTATGACCTGAACAACCCAAGCAGCGTCTACGACGCGGACCTTCAGGCCACGCTGGAGGGGCTGGAAGGGGACGCTTATCTGGAGGCCCTGGGCGCGGCCCAGAAAAAGCAGTGGCGGAACAAGGCCATCAACGACACCTATGAGCCCGGCTCCACCTTTAAGATTCTGACGCTGTCCACCGCGCTGCAGGAGGGGATTGTCAATAAGAACACCACCTTCAACTGCACCGGCTCCATCCGCGTGCAGGGCTGGAACAAACCCATCAACTGCTCCAAAAAGGCGGGCCACGGCTCCCAGTCCCTGATGCAGGCCACGGGAAACTCCTGCAACCCCGCCTTCATCACCATGGGCCTGAAAATCGGAAACACCACCTTTTATAAGTACTTAAAATCCTTTGGTCTGATGGAGAAAACGGGCCTGGACAACATCGGCGAAACCACCGGCATCTTTGCCGATGAGAAGTCCTTCAACAGCAATGTGGTTTCCCTGGCCTCCTATGCCTTCGGCCAGACCTTCAACGTCACGCCCATCTCCCTTATCACCGCCCAGGCGGCCTGCGTCAACGGCGGATACCTCCGCACCCCCTACTTTGTGGAGCAGGTGCTGGACAGCGATGGAAACGTGCTCTACAACCACGACTCCACCCCCGTGCGCCAGGTCATCAGCGAGGAGACCTCCGCCACGGTGTGCGAGATGCTGGAGTACGTGGTGGCAGAGGGAACCGGAAAGAACGGCCAGGTGGCTGGCTACCGCATCGGCGGCAAAACCGGCACCGCCGATAAGACCGGCGACAAGAACAAGGACGTGGTGGTCTCCTTTGTGTGCTTTGCCCCCGCGGACGACCCCCAGGTCATGATGCTCATCACCATGGACAGTCCCAGCCGCACCACCGGCACCTATGTGTCCGGCGGCCAGATGGTGGCGCCCACCTCCAGCTCCATCATGTCTGAAATCCTGCCCTGGCTCGGCATCAACCCGGATTACTCCGCCGAGGAGATGGTGGGCTCCGACACCACGGTGCCCAATGTGGTGGGCTCCACCCTGGATCAGGCCAAGGAGAAGCTGGCCGGATTCCACATCAAGACCGTGGGCGACGGGCAGAGCGTCACAGACCAGACGCCTGTGGGCGGCGCCATCGTCCCGGGCAACGCCACCGTGATTCTGTACCTGGGGGCGGAGAAGCCCACCGATAAATCCACGGTGCCTGCCGTGGTGGGCAAGACCGCCGAGCAGGCCAACGCGGCCCTTGCCAACGCGGGCCTCATCATGAAGGTGACCGGCGCCACCTCCAGCAGCTCCGGCAATGTGTTCGCCATCTCCCAATCCGTTGCCGCGGGCACGGAGGTGGAGGCCGGAACCGTGGTCACTGTGCAGTTAGGCGATAACTCCGTTTTGGACTGACCCTCTCAAAAGGCACCTTTTGCATGGTTTTCGGCACCTTCTCCGATGTGCACGGAAAAATTGTGCGGATATACTAAGCAGGAGCAACCGGCCGAACCACTGTGATTACAAGAGAGGAGTTTAAGGATGAAGCTCAAAGAACTGCTGCGGGATATCCCCGTGCTTGATACCAACGCGGATGGTGAAGCGGAGATCACCGGCGTCAGCTACGACTCCCGGAAAACGCGCCCCGGCGATCTGTTTGTCGCCATGCCCGGCTATTCCATGGACGGCCACGCGTTCATCGCCAAAGCGGCGGAGGCTGGGGCGGCCTGCGTGCTGTGCCAGCGGCCGCCTGAGGAGGAAATCCCCTATGTGCGGGTGGCCAACTCCCGCCACGGCCTGGCGCTGGTGGGAGCCAACTGGTTTGGCCGCCCGGCGGAGAAGATGAGCGTGGTGGCCGTCACGGGCACCAATGGGAAAACCACCACCACCTATTTGCTCAAAGCCATTTTGGAGCAGGCCAGAGGGGCCAAAGTGGGTCTGATCGGCACCAACCAGAATATGATCGGCCAGGAGGCGGTCCCCACGGAGCGGACCACGCCGGAATCCTTTGAAGTGCAAAAGCTCTTCCGGGCCATGCTGGATAAAGGCTGCAGCTATGTGGTGATGGAGACCTCCTCCCATGCGCTGTACGAGGGGCGGGTCTATGGAATTCCCTTTTCCGTAGGAATTTTCACCAACCTGACCCAGGATCACCTGGATTTTCACAAGACCATGGAGAACTACTGTGACGCCAAGGCCATCTTGTTCCGCAGCTGTGCTGTGGGCGTCTACAATGCCGACGACCCCTGGTCGAAGCGGCTGATGAAGGACGCCGACTGCCGCGCCTTCTCCTATGCCCGGGACACGGATGCGGACCTGCGGGCGGAGCACATTGAGCTGGGCGCGGATCACATCTCCTTCGACGCGGTGACGGCGGAGGAGCGGGTAAAAATAAAAGTTGGCATTCCCGGCGGTTTTATGGTATATAATACGCTGGACGTTTTAGGGGCGGCACTCCAGCTGGGCATATCGCTGGAGGAGAGCGCCCGGGTTCTTGCCGCTGTGCCCCATGTAAAGGGCCGGGTGGAGGTGGTCCCCACGCCGGGCAAAGACTATACTGTCCTCATCGACTACGCCCACAGCCCGGATGGGCTGGAGAATGTGCTCTCCTCCGTCAGGGGCTTTGCCAAGGGCCGCACGGTGGCCGTTTTTGGCTGCGG
This window of the Dysosmobacter acutus genome carries:
- a CDS encoding M56 family metallopeptidase produces the protein MWMDAVFSRILDMSLAASPVILAVALSRLLLKRAPKLFSHLLWAVVLFRLLCPVSFSSPISLFNAVDMPVAVHELYPEPPVTEQEPQSSPAAETEPSFFSLIWALGVSALLICSALSLWRLRRTLTGSVHVRDNLYSADHIHSAFVVGLFRPVIYLPSALSEQERSYIILHEQTHIRRHDHIVKLLAFLALTLHWFNPLVWLAFTLSERDMEMSCDEAVLQRAGVDIRADYSASLLKLAAGSSFAAVPLAFGEGDVKGRIKHVMRYRTPSFWIVFPAAAAAVAVIIAVLITNPIRMAEQRQIADAAKALVNQGEEDAVVAADVCGDSVVLLTESRNPEDTRYVTMYTAYILDKSYMEYGIAARYDCEPARAPGFHGAVLHGNGVTAAFGSVNERYWDYRTDEVRQVRYTRVTAVYDGGEQSVDLPDYAGSAPFLIVIDGTVDLRDLRFYEGEEQVASYVDIYDAMDVA
- a CDS encoding BlaI/MecI/CopY family transcriptional regulator; its protein translation is MTEYRLGAVETRFAELIWDNEPLSSGELVRLCERELEWKKSTTYTILRRLCERGIFQNSGGAVTSLLSRQEFYARQSEEFVDEAFHGSLPRFLTAFSMRKKLSKQEIDELQRFIDEHRG
- a CDS encoding hydrolase, producing the protein MKECISRQAALALLRKYNAEPFHIQHALTVEGVMRWFAGDLGFGEDAEFWATVGLLHDVDFEKWPEEHCVKAPELLEEAGCSREFIHAVCSHGYGLCSEVRPEEEMEKVLFASDELTGLIGAAARMRPSKSCSDMELSSLKKKFKDKKFAAGCSRDVIRQGAELLGWELDTLMEKTLEAMRSCEEAVSREMESLGL
- a CDS encoding DAK2 domain-containing protein, translated to MNEQLTGALFKQMVLHGAAAITIQKQAINDLNVFPVPDGDTGTNMSMTINTAVAELKKSDPQSLEQAASITASALLRGARGNSGVILSLLFRGLSKSLKGMESADSAAFANAMQEGVASAYKAVMKPAEGTVLTVSRLAAKRACEVAAETQDIEKVLEEAIAEGYATLDQTIEMNPVLKKAGVVDAGGKGYLIVLEGMLAAMRGEPLPEINEESHPQEKADFAALTDEEITFTFDTVFIVRRIPGKSIEPLRSYLSGIGDSLVIGEDDDAFKVHVHTDIPGAALTESQKYGTLELAKIENMRTQYEDMAAGRKTQSVDDLEAEEPSAPAEPPKEFGFLAVCAGDGLAALFKDLGADGVVSGGQTMNPSTESILKEIERINARTVFVLPNNGNIIMAAQQCAGLTSKEVVVIPTKTVPQGITAMMNVDFDAEDAQQIADAMADAIGAVTTAQITYAARNSDFDGFAISEGDYLALEEGKLFGTDRDITALLGKLAEDAASREASFVSLFFGEDVSEEDASVAADLFQKACPEAEISVLSGGQPVYYYIISME
- a CDS encoding Asp23/Gls24 family envelope stress response protein, encoding MIKFQSERGEVSVSSAVFSNIAGVAATNCFGVKGMAFRSMTDGLVHLLRREAMSKGVKVTYNEDDSIDIELHIIVENGVNLTAVCRSIMSEVRYVVNHNTGVTVRSVDVCVDSMTM
- the rarD gene encoding EamA family transporter RarD; translated protein: MKKGPLCVLACYVIWGLLPGYWKLMSSLDSFYILATRILWSLIFVGLILLASGQMDRVRAALRDRGELLRLSLAGVLICVNWGAFIWAVNSGHILDSSLAYYMNPILTILIGTFVFHEKLTRLQWVAVGITLAGIVAAVARFGQIPWLALVIGGAFALYGAVKKGCRVDAGTSLFLETLVLAPAALAFVLWSEWNGTGAVGNMGPGGFALLASTGIATSVPLLFYAKGIVLTPYTTAGILMYANPTLQFIVGALFFHERFTTTYAILFGFVWTGLIFYVASDLLAHRAQRKNQQLEEQ
- the rsmD gene encoding 16S rRNA (guanine(966)-N(2))-methyltransferase RsmD; the encoded protein is MRVITGSARGRRLKELEGQDTRPTTDRVKEGMFSILQFDLEGRRVLDLFAGTGQLGIEALSRGAAFAVFVDHRFDAVKLIRENLKVTDLADRAKVVSGDAMEYLSSLREKFDIILLDPPYGAELIEPALAHIARFDILSPHGIIVAESPAGRALPALAPPYGIHRTYRYGKIGLTVYHRSADEEESNDNGDLFGQL
- the coaD gene encoding pantetheine-phosphate adenylyltransferase, with amino-acid sequence MTTAICSGSFDPITLGHLDIIRRAAECFDRVYVCVVPNAEKRGQMFTPEQKLTLVRKAVEGLPNVEAELWPGLLAEFAQKHGAKVIVRGVRNGSDFDQEYQMARINGGLCPGLETVLLPAAAEYEHFSSTMAREMIRYGQPLERYLPAAIVPDIKQWINGR
- the mraZ gene encoding division/cell wall cluster transcriptional repressor MraZ, translating into MTGQYQHNIDAKGRLFIPAKLREELGETFYVTMGTDRCLSVYSDASWAKFTEKFESLPYTKTKAMRPLFANAAKCEPDAQGRILIPQKLRVYADLHKDVVVIGVSNRAEIWNADAWRAVEEEELNPENLAAVMEELGF